From the genome of Monomorium pharaonis isolate MP-MQ-018 chromosome 2, ASM1337386v2, whole genome shotgun sequence, one region includes:
- the LOC105834169 gene encoding G-protein coupled receptor Mth has product MSTTRFVLLSLVLYWTRASSHLTKCCPSGEIFLENSTLKCVSVPRIAIQLYAPEWNITTNFPRIPQCDGSENLMTTLLEDLDFNNSLEIPGCVEILHKQITKESIVIVVYCRSNKDRQKTVINASFPQLLHIRKCCPHDTVFDSHTKACVTRLRKSESFGIFLLKRSVDAEVVVKATEGPPTCKGPIVDYKIEENDIFLRNNTYSVMIPVFNNSIIIKKEPVIKNNICLEMTPNFTSDRILIARVCKEPEFCDINPCIRKCCPDNKFLYTNGCDKLVISDKPTEFYKTFVMNQTNLFTFDITEEYGVLIEYPFDCKYPSLIDLTKKGQGQWMLTTKGHVLVDNIVYDKYCMDIFHNKSEFGSFQYSFSLLNCMERETEVYSMSTDRLFPAWIFNYLCLLMTLLMYACWPSLQNFHGKMFMCYLINRLLISVVAYISTWFTPGDPANKQILTTCKALGYIKYFFVLSTFFWLNIMCFDIWWTFGAVRENAIIKRKHIKRILLYCLYAWGMSFLLSILVIVANNTDILPDYLQPNICSIFCWFTEEQDSYSELIFFFIPMVILLISNVVFITLTSMSCNKMEAEFKRLNPYGFWKHTILFQ; this is encoded by the exons ATGTCTACAACAAGGTTCGTTTTGCTCAGTCTGGTATTATACTGGACAAGAGCATCGTCACACTTGACGAAATGTTGCCCATCAGGAGAGATATTCTTAGAAAATTCCACCTTAAAGTGCGTTTCAGTACCAAGAATCGCGATACAGCTTTATGCTCCTGAATGGAACATCACTACAAATTTTCCAAGAATCCCTCAATGCGACGGATCCGAGAATCTTATGACAACGCTACTCGAAGATCTCGATTTCAACAATTCCTTAGAG ATACCAGGTTGCGTCGAAATACTTCACAAGCAAATAACGAAAGAGAGTATCGTAATAGTCGTTTATTGTCGATCAAATAAAGATCGACAAAAGACGGTAATTAACGCATCCTTTCCACAACTCCTACACATCAGAAAATGTTGTCCTCACGATACAGTATTCGACAGTCACACAAAGGCTTGTGTGACCCGATTGAGGAAATCGGAAAGTTTTGGaatatttttgctaaaaaGATCGGTTGATGCGGAAGTTGTAGTGAAAGCTACCGAAGGTCCACCCACGTGCAAAGGACCAATCGTCGATTacaaaattgaagaaaacGATATCTTTCTACGGAATAATACATATTCG GTGATGATTCCAGTGTTCAATAATAGTATTATCATCAAAAAGGAACCGGTAATCAAGAATAACATTTGTCTCGAGATGACGCCAAATTTTACATCTGATCGAATATTAATAGCCCGTGTCTGCAAAGAACCAGAATTTTGCGATATAAATCCTTGCATCAGAAAATGCTGTCCcgacaataaatttctttacacCAATGGATGCGATAAACTCGTTATATCGGACAAACCTACggaattttacaaaacttttgtCATGAATCAAACAAATTTGTTCACTTTTGACATAACTGAAG AATATGGTGTTCTGATCGAGTATCCATTTGATTGTAAATATCCATCACTCATCGATCTAACAAAAAAAGGACAAGGTCAGTGGATGCTGACAACAAAAGGACACGTTTTAGttgataatattgtatatgacaAGTACTGTATGGATATCTTCCACAACAAATCGGAATTCGGTAGCTTTCAATACAGCTTTTCTTTGTTAAATTGTATGGAACGAGAAACAGAGGTATATTCAATGAG CACTGACAGGTTGTTTCCCGCATGGATATTCAACTATCTTTGTCTATTGATGACATTATTAATGTATGCATGCTGGCCAAGTCTGCAGAATTTTCACGGAAAAATGTTCATGTGCTATCTAATCAACCGCCTGCTGATCTCTGTAGTCGCTTATATCAGCACTTGGTTCACGCCCGGTGACCCtgctaataaacaaattttgacaACGTGTAAAGCTTTAG GTtacataaagtatttttttgttctatcGACATTTTTTTGGCTTAACATCATGTGCTTTGACATATGGTGGACTTTTGG AGCTGTACgtgaaaatgcaattataaaacgcaagcatataaaaagaattctgttatattgtttatatgcATGGGGCATGTCTTTTTTGCTTTCAATTCTCGTTATTGTTGCCAATAATACGGATATCTTGCCAGATTATCTACAGCCCAATATTTGTAGCATATTTTGTTGGTTTACAG AAGAACAAGATTCGTAcagtgaattaatttttttctttataccgATGgtgattcttttaatatccAACGTGGTGTTCATCACTCTCACATCGATGTCTTGTAACAAGATGGAAGCTgagtttaaaagattaaatccTTATGGATTCTGGAAGCACACGATTTTGTTTCAATAG
- the LOC105834173 gene encoding protein transport protein Sec23A isoform X1, whose amino-acid sequence MTTYEDFIQQNEDRDGVRFTWNVWPSSRIDATRLVVPLGTLYQLIKERDLPPIQYDPVLCTRSTCRAILNPLCQVDYRAKLWVCNLCFQRNPFPPQYGAISEQHQPAELIPMFSTIEYTIMRAQCLPPIFLLVVDTCLDDEELGALKDSLQTSLSLLPLNALIGLITFGRMVQVHELGCEGCSKSYVFRGTKDLQPKQVQDMLGIGRPIPGQNPNQPRGPGMQSLPPANRFLQPVQKCDMSLIDILGELQRDPWPVGPGKRPLRSTGVALAVATGLLEASYANTGARIMLFVGGPCSQGPGQVVTDDLRQPIRSHHDIQKDNAKHMKKATKHYDALASRAATNGHIIDIYSCALDQTGLLEMRQCCNSTGGHMVMGDSFNSSLFKQTFQRVFVKDAKGDLKMAFNATLEVKTSREIKVSGAIGPCVSLGVKGSSVGEQEVGLGGTCQWKFCSLTPSTTTALFFEVVNQHTAPIPQGGRGCIQFITQYQHSSGQRRIRVTTVARNWADASSSLHHISAGFDQEAAAVLMSRLAVFRAESDDGPDVLRWVDRMLIRLCQKFGEYAKDDPNSFRLAQNFSMYPQFMYHLRRSQFLQVFNNSPDETSFYRHMLMRENVADSLVMIQPVLYSYGFNGPPEAVLLDTSSIQPDRILLMDTFFQILIFHGETIAQWRQLKYQDLPEYENFRQLLAAPVDDAAETLAVRFPVPRYIDTEQGGSQARFLLSKVNPSQTHNNMYAYGAGMPIPNGESGAPVLTDDVSLQVFMEHLKKLAVSSTA is encoded by the exons ATGACGACATATGAAgattttattcaacaaaacGAAGATCGCGATGGTGTGCGTTTCACATGGAATGTATGGCCCTCGTCACGTATTGATGCTACCAGATTGGTCGTACCATTGGGTACCTTATATCAATTGATTAAAGAACGAGATCTTCCACCAATTCAATATGATCCAGTTTTATGTACGAGATCAACCTGCAGGGCTATCTTAAATCCATTATGCCAAGTAGACTATCGTGCAAAGCTATGGGTCTGCAATTTGTGCTTTCAGAGAAATCCT tTTCCACCACAATATGGTGCAATTTCAGAACAGCATCAACCTGCAGAACTTATCCCAATGTTCTCAACAATCGAATATACGATAATG cGTGCCCAATGTTTACCACCTATATTTCTACTTGTTGTGGATACTTGTCTGGATGATGAAGAATTGGGAGCACTTAAAGATTCATTACAAACGTCACTATCTCTACTACCACTTAATGCCCTTATTGGTCTCATCACATTTGGCAGAATGGTTCAAGTTCATGAATTGGGATGCGAGGGTTGTAGTAAAAGTTATGTATTCCGTGGCACAAAGGATCTTCAACCGAAACAAGTTCAAGATATGTTGG GTATTGGTAGACCAATTCCAGGACAAAATCCAAATCAGCCAAGAGGACCTGGTATGCAATCGTTACCACCTGCTAATCGTTTTTTACAACCGGTACAAAAATGCGATATGAGCTTAATAGACATTTTGGGAGAGTTACAACGTGATCCTTGGCCTGTTGGACCAGGAAAACGTCCCTTACGATCTACAGGCGTGGCATTGGCAGTTGCTACGGGTTTGTTAGAAGCTAGTTATGCAAATACTGGTGCTAG GATTATGTTATTCGTTGGTGGACCATGTTCTCAAGGACCTGGCCAAGTAGTGACTGATGATTTACGACAACCAATTAGATCACATCATGATATTCAGAAAGATAATGCTAAACATATGAAGAAGGCGACTAAGCATTATGATGCACTTGCATCACGCGCTGCAACTAATGGtcatataatagatatttattcttGTGCCCTTGATCAAACTGGTTTATTAGAAATGCGTCAATGTTGTAATTCTACTGGTGGTCATATGGTGATGGGAGATTCATTTAATTCTTCTTTATTCAAACAAACTTTTCAACGAGTATTTGTTAAGGATGCCAAGGGTGATCTGAAAATGGCATTCAATGCCACTTTAGAAGTAAAAACATCTCGAGAAATTAAAGTTTCTGGAGCAATTGGACCTTGTGTATCATTAGGAGTAAAAGGATCTAGCGTTGGAGAACAAGAAGTAGGTTTGGGTGGTACCTGTCAATGGAAATTTTGTTCATTGACACCATCTACAACAACAGCATTATTCTTTGAAGTTGTAAATCAACATACAGCTCCAATTCCGCAAGGTGGGAGAGGCTGTATTCAATTTATCACGCAATATCAACATAGCAGTGGACAAAGAAGAATTCGAGTTACTACTGTCGCAAGAaa TTGGGCAGATGCGTCATCATCATTACATCATATCAGTGCTGGATTTGACCAGGAAGCAGCAGCTGTTCTTATGTCACGTTTAGCCGTATTCAGAGCAGAAAGCGATGATGGTCCGGATGTTTTAAGATGGGTCGATCGTATGCTGATTAGACTT tgtCAAAAGTTTGGAGAGTATGCAAAAGATGATCCAAATAGCTTTAGATTGGCTCAAAACTTTTCCATGTATCCACAATTTATGTACCACTTACGCAGATCCCAATTTCTgcaagtatttaataattcaccAGATGAAACCAGCTTTTATAG acaTATGCTTATGCGTGAAAATGTAGCAGATTCTTTGGTTATGATTCAACCAGTTTTATACAGTTATGGATTTAATGGTCCTCCAGAAGCTGTATTGTTAGATACTTCATCTATTCAACCTGATAGAATTTTGTTGATGGATACGTTTTTCCAGATACTTATATTCCATGGAGaa ACTATTGCACAGTGGCGACAACTAAAGTATCAAGATTTACCAGAATACGAAAATTTCCGACAATTACTAGCTGCACCTGTTGATGATGCTGCTGAAACATTAGCTGTTAGATTTCCTGTGCCTCGATATATTGATACGGAACAAGGTGGCTCTCAAGctagatttttattaagcaAAGTCAATCCAAGTCAGACTCACAATAATATGTATGCTTATGGTGCG GGGATGCCGATACCTAATGGG GAAAGTGGTGCCCCTGTTCTGACAGACGACGTCAGCTTACAAGTATTTATGGAACATTTGAAGAAATTAGCAGTATCATCTACAGCATAG
- the LOC105834173 gene encoding protein transport protein Sec23A isoform X2 has translation MTTYEDFIQQNEDRDGVRFTWNVWPSSRIDATRLVVPLGTLYQLIKERDLPPIQYDPVLCTRSTCRAILNPLCQVDYRAKLWVCNLCFQRNPFPPQYGAISEQHQPAELIPMFSTIEYTIMRAQCLPPIFLLVVDTCLDDEELGALKDSLQTSLSLLPLNALIGLITFGRMVQVHELGCEGCSKSYVFRGTKDLQPKQVQDMLGIGRPIPGQNPNQPRGPGMQSLPPANRFLQPVQKCDMSLIDILGELQRDPWPVGPGKRPLRSTGVALAVATGLLEASYANTGARIMLFVGGPCSQGPGQVVTDDLRQPIRSHHDIQKDNAKHMKKATKHYDALASRAATNGHIIDIYSCALDQTGLLEMRQCCNSTGGHMVMGDSFNSSLFKQTFQRVFVKDAKGDLKMAFNATLEVKTSREIKVSGAIGPCVSLGVKGSSVGEQEVGLGGTCQWKFCSLTPSTTTALFFEVVNQHTAPIPQGGRGCIQFITQYQHSSGQRRIRVTTVARNWADASSSLHHISAGFDQEAAAVLMSRLAVFRAESDDGPDVLRWVDRMLIRLCQKFGEYAKDDPNSFRLAQNFSMYPQFMYHLRRSQFLQVFNNSPDETSFYRHMLMRENVADSLVMIQPVLYSYGFNGPPEAVLLDTSSIQPDRILLMDTFFQILIFHGETIAQWRQLKYQDLPEYENFRQLLAAPVDDAAETLAVRFPVPRYIDTEQGGSQARFLLSKVNPSQTHNNMYAYGAESGAPVLTDDVSLQVFMEHLKKLAVSSTA, from the exons ATGACGACATATGAAgattttattcaacaaaacGAAGATCGCGATGGTGTGCGTTTCACATGGAATGTATGGCCCTCGTCACGTATTGATGCTACCAGATTGGTCGTACCATTGGGTACCTTATATCAATTGATTAAAGAACGAGATCTTCCACCAATTCAATATGATCCAGTTTTATGTACGAGATCAACCTGCAGGGCTATCTTAAATCCATTATGCCAAGTAGACTATCGTGCAAAGCTATGGGTCTGCAATTTGTGCTTTCAGAGAAATCCT tTTCCACCACAATATGGTGCAATTTCAGAACAGCATCAACCTGCAGAACTTATCCCAATGTTCTCAACAATCGAATATACGATAATG cGTGCCCAATGTTTACCACCTATATTTCTACTTGTTGTGGATACTTGTCTGGATGATGAAGAATTGGGAGCACTTAAAGATTCATTACAAACGTCACTATCTCTACTACCACTTAATGCCCTTATTGGTCTCATCACATTTGGCAGAATGGTTCAAGTTCATGAATTGGGATGCGAGGGTTGTAGTAAAAGTTATGTATTCCGTGGCACAAAGGATCTTCAACCGAAACAAGTTCAAGATATGTTGG GTATTGGTAGACCAATTCCAGGACAAAATCCAAATCAGCCAAGAGGACCTGGTATGCAATCGTTACCACCTGCTAATCGTTTTTTACAACCGGTACAAAAATGCGATATGAGCTTAATAGACATTTTGGGAGAGTTACAACGTGATCCTTGGCCTGTTGGACCAGGAAAACGTCCCTTACGATCTACAGGCGTGGCATTGGCAGTTGCTACGGGTTTGTTAGAAGCTAGTTATGCAAATACTGGTGCTAG GATTATGTTATTCGTTGGTGGACCATGTTCTCAAGGACCTGGCCAAGTAGTGACTGATGATTTACGACAACCAATTAGATCACATCATGATATTCAGAAAGATAATGCTAAACATATGAAGAAGGCGACTAAGCATTATGATGCACTTGCATCACGCGCTGCAACTAATGGtcatataatagatatttattcttGTGCCCTTGATCAAACTGGTTTATTAGAAATGCGTCAATGTTGTAATTCTACTGGTGGTCATATGGTGATGGGAGATTCATTTAATTCTTCTTTATTCAAACAAACTTTTCAACGAGTATTTGTTAAGGATGCCAAGGGTGATCTGAAAATGGCATTCAATGCCACTTTAGAAGTAAAAACATCTCGAGAAATTAAAGTTTCTGGAGCAATTGGACCTTGTGTATCATTAGGAGTAAAAGGATCTAGCGTTGGAGAACAAGAAGTAGGTTTGGGTGGTACCTGTCAATGGAAATTTTGTTCATTGACACCATCTACAACAACAGCATTATTCTTTGAAGTTGTAAATCAACATACAGCTCCAATTCCGCAAGGTGGGAGAGGCTGTATTCAATTTATCACGCAATATCAACATAGCAGTGGACAAAGAAGAATTCGAGTTACTACTGTCGCAAGAaa TTGGGCAGATGCGTCATCATCATTACATCATATCAGTGCTGGATTTGACCAGGAAGCAGCAGCTGTTCTTATGTCACGTTTAGCCGTATTCAGAGCAGAAAGCGATGATGGTCCGGATGTTTTAAGATGGGTCGATCGTATGCTGATTAGACTT tgtCAAAAGTTTGGAGAGTATGCAAAAGATGATCCAAATAGCTTTAGATTGGCTCAAAACTTTTCCATGTATCCACAATTTATGTACCACTTACGCAGATCCCAATTTCTgcaagtatttaataattcaccAGATGAAACCAGCTTTTATAG acaTATGCTTATGCGTGAAAATGTAGCAGATTCTTTGGTTATGATTCAACCAGTTTTATACAGTTATGGATTTAATGGTCCTCCAGAAGCTGTATTGTTAGATACTTCATCTATTCAACCTGATAGAATTTTGTTGATGGATACGTTTTTCCAGATACTTATATTCCATGGAGaa ACTATTGCACAGTGGCGACAACTAAAGTATCAAGATTTACCAGAATACGAAAATTTCCGACAATTACTAGCTGCACCTGTTGATGATGCTGCTGAAACATTAGCTGTTAGATTTCCTGTGCCTCGATATATTGATACGGAACAAGGTGGCTCTCAAGctagatttttattaagcaAAGTCAATCCAAGTCAGACTCACAATAATATGTATGCTTATGGTGCG GAAAGTGGTGCCCCTGTTCTGACAGACGACGTCAGCTTACAAGTATTTATGGAACATTTGAAGAAATTAGCAGTATCATCTACAGCATAG